ATCCCCCGGGCCCAGCCCGGTATCGGAACGCGCCGGATCGGCTCAGGGTATTTTGATCTGGCACGCTTTTCCCCGACAGGCTCGCGCATGACTTCCCTCCGGCCGGTCCGACCGGCACAAACCGCCGCACATCCGGGACTCTCGGTTGCGGCGCGGCGCGCGCTCGCCAAGTGTGCCCGCGCGGCCTCGTTCGCAGCCCTGCTGTACGTCCTGACGCTGGTGTCCGTGACCGCAGCCGCCGCCCAGCAAACGGGGACTCTGACCGGCCGCGTGCTCGAGCATGAGAATTCGCGGCCCATCCCCGATGTCGTCGTGCGCCTCCACGACCTCGGCCTCTCCACCGTGACCGATGCCGACGGGATGTTCCGTTTCACGGATGTTCCCGAGGGGGCGCACATCCTGGTGGTGGAGCATCTGGCCTACGGCGACCAGTCGCGGGAAATCGCCGTAAATCCGGGCGAGGATCTGCGTCTCGATGTGCGCCTTGCGGCGCGAACCATCGAACTCGAGCCCCTGGTCGTGGAGGCGGTCACGGAGCTGGAGCGGAGGCGGATCTCCACCGGCCATTCCATCAATGAGGTCGGGCCTGCGCAGCTCAGCGAGGCCGCCCGCCGCGGACTCGGTCTGTCCGAAGTACTCGCGCAGCACCTGCCCGGCCTCCGGGTACGATCGGGAAGGACCGGCTCGTGCGTCGAATACCGTTCCACGTCGGCGCAAGGTGGGTGCAACGAGGTGTCGGTTTATGTCGATGGAGTCCGCTCGGCGGCGCCCTCTCTGCTCTACTTCTCGATGCCCCTCGAGGACATCGCGCGCGTGGAGTTGCTGTCGCCCCTGCAGGCGTCGACGCGGTTCGGCATGGCCGCGGGAGGGGGCGCCCTGCTGGTGGAGACCAAGACCGGTCCGCAGCGCCAGCGCGAGGCCGCTGCCGACAATCTGGTTACCGGCTTCGACTGGTCCCTGGAGGAGGAGCGCTACGGGTGGGAGCGGGTCTTCGCCAGCTCCTTCGTGGGGAACGCGGTCGGCCTGGCGGTCGGCCTCGGTCTGGCCAACCAATGTCTTGAAATCGATACCGGCCTCGGGGGCCTGCGCCCGCGCTGCACCGGCATCCTGACGACGGGCACGGGCATCCTGGCGCTCGCGCTGCCCAGCGCGGCCGGAGGCTACTCGGCCGGGTGGGCCGGCCAGACCGACCGCTCCAAGGGACGCTTTCTCCCCGCCGCGCTCGGAAGCGCCATGGCGGCGACCGCCGGCTACCTCCTGCTCATCGAGGGCAGGAGCAACGAGGCCCGCTCCGCAGAGACGGCGGGCATCGTCCTGCTGGCGGTGGGCACGCCGCTCATGACAACGCTCGCCGACCGCATCTTCCGCGTACTGCGCTGAGACGACCCCCTCACCACTGCTCGTAGGCGCAGAACGGCACCAGCTTCTCCAGCCAGGTGAGGTCTGCCAGCCCCGCCCGAGCCACGAGGGTGCCCCCGAGCCCCGTCCCGAATCCGGTCCAGTCCATGGGCGCGCTGCCGATGGGGGCCCCGGGAGGCGCATCGGGCGTCACCAGCGGTGCCCACGGCTCGTGGGGCCGCTCCTCGAAGCGCCGGATGTCTCGTGCCAGCAGGGCGAAGTGGGCGGCGTTGTGGTCGTCGCCCATCGACCGGCCCTCGGCCGCGTCCCCGAGCCACCCAAGGTGCTGCGCCGCGACCGCCCTCACCTGGGGCATGGCGGCCGCGCCGGCGAGGCTCATCAGCCCGTCCGCGACCACCCGGCCGATGGCGCGCCGCACCTCTGCCTCGTAGGGCGAGTCCGCCGCGTTCGGGTCGCCCACCGCCGTGAGCGCGCCGATTACGTCGCCAAGGCCCGGCAGCGACCCGTCGAGCGCGTTCTGTTCAAGCAGGCGCGCCGCCCTGCTGGGCTCCAGCACCTCGCCCACCACGTGGGCGCTCGCGACCACCGCCGGCGACACCGCGTCGAACATCGACCCCGTGTAGCGCGGGAAGAGCTCGCGGGTGCGTCCGTAGCCGGCGGGCCGGGGCGGCAAATCGTCCAGAACCTTCGCCGGGATGGTCAGTTCGGCCGGCTG
This genomic stretch from Gammaproteobacteria bacterium harbors:
- a CDS encoding TonB-dependent receptor, encoding MTSLRPVRPAQTAAHPGLSVAARRALAKCARAASFAALLYVLTLVSVTAAAAQQTGTLTGRVLEHENSRPIPDVVVRLHDLGLSTVTDADGMFRFTDVPEGAHILVVEHLAYGDQSREIAVNPGEDLRLDVRLAARTIELEPLVVEAVTELERRRISTGHSINEVGPAQLSEAARRGLGLSEVLAQHLPGLRVRSGRTGSCVEYRSTSAQGGCNEVSVYVDGVRSAAPSLLYFSMPLEDIARVELLSPLQASTRFGMAAGGGALLVETKTGPQRQREAAADNLVTGFDWSLEEERYGWERVFASSFVGNAVGLAVGLGLANQCLEIDTGLGGLRPRCTGILTTGTGILALALPSAAGGYSAGWAGQTDRSKGRFLPAALGSAMAATAGYLLLIEGRSNEARSAETAGIVLLAVGTPLMTTLADRIFRVLR